In Harmonia axyridis chromosome X, icHarAxyr1.1, whole genome shotgun sequence, a single window of DNA contains:
- the LOC123686493 gene encoding aryl hydrocarbon receptor nuclear translocator homolog isoform X3: MYAYAGGGPPHYAPPPTYLQPQSSHHVVQPPVGTLVPEVPSGSHYTKRRRSDEDDPSGAKYARMEEDQIQDKERFASRENHCEIERRRRNKMTAYITELSDMVPTCSALARKPDKLTILRMAVAHMKALRGNTSTDGTYKPSFLTDQELKHLILEAADGFLFVVTCDTGRVIYVSDSVAPVLNHLQSDWYGSCIYDNLHPEDVEKVREQLSTQEPQNTGRILDLKTGTVKKEGHQSSMRLCMGPRRGFICRMKVGNLAPESMAIGHLNRLKQRNSLGPGRDGQNYAVVHCTGYIKNWPPTDMFPGVQLDRQTEDEIHSSHCCLVAIGRLQVTSTPNTSDLSGSSSTAEFISRHSIDGKFTFVDQRVIGLLGYSPPELLGKSCFDFYHHEDQTHMKDSFEQVLKLKGQVLSVMYRFRAKNREWVWLRTSAFAFLNPYTDDVEYIVCTNTTAKALHPGAETTENPEQVAYQQPGLDYSQRRDPGIYSHMLPTTHIQTDYQSPNYAPQPPQRPDGVLVSEPPQSARPASGQPVYTGYEPTYTQLSGGGRQAAPPHAPYQWTTWQNAGQNPDPSGPTPGGSGAPPPPQHELSDMLQMLDQSGATSFEDLNMFNSTFE, encoded by the exons ATCAGATGAGGACGACCCAAGTGGCGCCAAATACGCAAGAATGGAGGAGGACCAAATACAGGATAAAGAACGTTTCGCAAG TAGGGAGAATCATTGCGAAATTGAAAGAAGGCGCCGAAATAAGATGACAGCTTACATAACGGAGCTGTCAGACATGGTGCCGACATGCAGTGCCCTTGCAAGGAAACCGGACAAGCTCACAATACTCCGGATGGCTGTGGCCCATATGAAGGCACTACGTG GCAATACAAGTACAGATGGGACGTACAAACCCTCATTTCTAACTGATCAGGAATTGAAACATCTCATCTTAGAAGCAGCAGATGGTTTCCTATTTGTTGTTACATGTGATACGGGTAGAGTAATATATGTGTCGGACTCAGTAGCTCCTGTACTGAATCACTTGCAAAGTGATTGGTACGGATCATGTATTTACGACAATCTTCATCCTGAGGATGTGGAAAAAGTGAGGGAACAGCTATCAACGCAAGAGCCACAGAACACTGGCAGAATATTGGACCTGAAAACCGGTACTGTCAAAAAAGAAGGACATCAGT CATCCATGAGGTTGTGTATGGGACCTAGAAGAGGGTTCATCTGCAGGATGAAAGTTGGTAATTTAGCACCCGAAAGCATGGCTATAGGTCATTTGAACAGGCTGAAGCAAAGGAATAGCTTGGGTCCTGGTCGAGATGGACAGAACTACGCTGTGGTACATTGCACGGGCTATATCAAGAATTGGCCTCCAACCG ATATGTTCCCAGGTGTACAGTTAGACAGACAAACGGAAGATGAAATCCATTCCTCTCATTGTTGTCTCGTTGCTATTGGAAGGCTTCAAGTGACTTCAACACCAAATACAAGTGACCTGTCTGGTTCAAGTAGTACAGCAGAATTCATCTCCCGCCACTCGATAGATGGAAAATTCACATTTGTTGATCAGAGAGTTATTGGACTTCTTGGTTACTCTCCACCTGAACTTCTCGGAAAAAGCTGTTTCGACTTTTATCACCATGAAGATCAGACGCATATGAAAGACAGTTTCGAACAAG TGTTGAAATTGAAGGGACAAGTTTTGTCTGTGATGTACAGGTTCAGAGCTAAAAACAGAGAGTGGGTTTGGCTTCGTACCAGTGCATTTGCGTTCCTTAACCCATATACAGATGACGTAGAGTATATAGTGTGTACCAACACAACAGCTAAGGCCCTTCATCCAGGTGCTGAAACTACAGAAAATCCAGAACAGGTAGCTTATCAACAACCTGGGCTTGATTATAGTCAGAGAAGGGATCCTGGAATCTATTCCCATATGCTCCCAACGACCCATATCCAAACTGACTACCAGAGTCCAAATTACGCTCCACAACCTCCGCAACGTCCTGATGGTGTTCTTGTGTCCGAGCCACCACAATCAGCTCGACCGGCAAGTGGACAACCAGTTTACACTGGTTATGAACCCACCTACACCCAGCTTAGTGGAGGTGGTAGGCAAGCTGCACCACCACATGCACCTTACCAGTGGACCACTTGGCAAAATGCTGGACAGAACCCAGATCCTTCGGGACCAACTCCTGGTGGATCGGGTGCACCTCCACCACCTCAGCACGAATTATCCGACATGTTGCAAATGTTGGATCAGAGTGGTGCTACTTCCTTCGAAGATTTGAATATGTTCAACAGCACATTCGAGTGA
- the LOC123686493 gene encoding aryl hydrocarbon receptor nuclear translocator homolog isoform X7 — protein MEEDQIQDKERFASRENHCEIERRRRNKMTAYITELSDMVPTCSALARKPDKLTILRMAVAHMKALRGTGNTSTDGTYKPSFLTDQELKHLILEAADGFLFVVTCDTGRVIYVSDSVAPVLNHLQSDWYGSCIYDNLHPEDVEKVREQLSTQEPQNTGRILDLKTGTVKKEGHQSSMRLCMGPRRGFICRMKVGNLAPESMAIGHLNRLKQRNSLGPGRDGQNYAVVHCTGYIKNWPPTDMFPGVQLDRQTEDEIHSSHCCLVAIGRLQVTSTPNTSDLSGSSSTAEFISRHSIDGKFTFVDQRVIGLLGYSPPELLGKSCFDFYHHEDQTHMKDSFEQVLKLKGQVLSVMYRFRAKNREWVWLRTSAFAFLNPYTDDVEYIVCTNTTAKALHPGAETTENPEQVAYQQPGLDYSQRRDPGIYSHMLPTTHIQTDYQSPNYAPQPPQRPDGVLVSEPPQSARPASGQPVYTGYEPTYTQLSGGGRQAAPPHAPYQWTTWQNAGQNPDPSGPTPGGSGAPPPPQHELSDMLQMLDQSGATSFEDLNMFNSTFE, from the exons ATGGAGGAGGACCAAATACAGGATAAAGAACGTTTCGCAAG TAGGGAGAATCATTGCGAAATTGAAAGAAGGCGCCGAAATAAGATGACAGCTTACATAACGGAGCTGTCAGACATGGTGCCGACATGCAGTGCCCTTGCAAGGAAACCGGACAAGCTCACAATACTCCGGATGGCTGTGGCCCATATGAAGGCACTACGTG GTACAGGCAATACAAGTACAGATGGGACGTACAAACCCTCATTTCTAACTGATCAGGAATTGAAACATCTCATCTTAGAAGCAGCAGATGGTTTCCTATTTGTTGTTACATGTGATACGGGTAGAGTAATATATGTGTCGGACTCAGTAGCTCCTGTACTGAATCACTTGCAAAGTGATTGGTACGGATCATGTATTTACGACAATCTTCATCCTGAGGATGTGGAAAAAGTGAGGGAACAGCTATCAACGCAAGAGCCACAGAACACTGGCAGAATATTGGACCTGAAAACCGGTACTGTCAAAAAAGAAGGACATCAGT CATCCATGAGGTTGTGTATGGGACCTAGAAGAGGGTTCATCTGCAGGATGAAAGTTGGTAATTTAGCACCCGAAAGCATGGCTATAGGTCATTTGAACAGGCTGAAGCAAAGGAATAGCTTGGGTCCTGGTCGAGATGGACAGAACTACGCTGTGGTACATTGCACGGGCTATATCAAGAATTGGCCTCCAACCG ATATGTTCCCAGGTGTACAGTTAGACAGACAAACGGAAGATGAAATCCATTCCTCTCATTGTTGTCTCGTTGCTATTGGAAGGCTTCAAGTGACTTCAACACCAAATACAAGTGACCTGTCTGGTTCAAGTAGTACAGCAGAATTCATCTCCCGCCACTCGATAGATGGAAAATTCACATTTGTTGATCAGAGAGTTATTGGACTTCTTGGTTACTCTCCACCTGAACTTCTCGGAAAAAGCTGTTTCGACTTTTATCACCATGAAGATCAGACGCATATGAAAGACAGTTTCGAACAAG TGTTGAAATTGAAGGGACAAGTTTTGTCTGTGATGTACAGGTTCAGAGCTAAAAACAGAGAGTGGGTTTGGCTTCGTACCAGTGCATTTGCGTTCCTTAACCCATATACAGATGACGTAGAGTATATAGTGTGTACCAACACAACAGCTAAGGCCCTTCATCCAGGTGCTGAAACTACAGAAAATCCAGAACAGGTAGCTTATCAACAACCTGGGCTTGATTATAGTCAGAGAAGGGATCCTGGAATCTATTCCCATATGCTCCCAACGACCCATATCCAAACTGACTACCAGAGTCCAAATTACGCTCCACAACCTCCGCAACGTCCTGATGGTGTTCTTGTGTCCGAGCCACCACAATCAGCTCGACCGGCAAGTGGACAACCAGTTTACACTGGTTATGAACCCACCTACACCCAGCTTAGTGGAGGTGGTAGGCAAGCTGCACCACCACATGCACCTTACCAGTGGACCACTTGGCAAAATGCTGGACAGAACCCAGATCCTTCGGGACCAACTCCTGGTGGATCGGGTGCACCTCCACCACCTCAGCACGAATTATCCGACATGTTGCAAATGTTGGATCAGAGTGGTGCTACTTCCTTCGAAGATTTGAATATGTTCAACAGCACATTCGAGTGA